From Lagopus muta isolate bLagMut1 chromosome 15, bLagMut1 primary, whole genome shotgun sequence, the proteins below share one genomic window:
- the LOC125700971 gene encoding galanin receptor type 1-like, whose amino-acid sequence MNSSPSTPGIPPSLLQLWQEENQTQGGFWNGSQELGWEELEEMLFLFAKEPITISLTAMYLVSFVVGFVGNIMSIRVLTRKRRSRVSSLSATRSLLINLAVCDLMVVCVCMPITVGNLIYKAWVYGDFLCRAVPFIQAVSVSASVLSLTVISVNRYYSVHNPLNARSFFTQKRILSAILVVWLLSSGICMPLIFMNRRDEIGVVEGLPLVFSICREIWPQERLKQAYNFLLFCALYCLPVLFNMVICFLTVRRLWSRSSQLKESSALNRSLPASRLKIRKKVAQMVVALVLLFAISWLPVYLMDIWIDFNIPKSLQDVTPSPWILQLRPFAQWLGLNNSSLNPICYCFVGNLYRSAKEMKSKYHQRMISLFNFSLSEGTTRSSVPELFSYQSPMEPARKGRSATPTMGKRAQGDPGTKNKGGHLKSCQHPPLNTVSSENTSL is encoded by the coding sequence ATGAATTCCTCTCCCTCCACTCCCGGTATTCCCCCCAGCCTGCTCCAATTGTGGCAGGAGGAGAACCAGACCCAGGGCGGTTTCTGGAATGGaagccaggagctgggctgggaagagctggaggagaTGCTGTTCCTCTTCGCCAAGGAGCCCATCACCATCAGCCTGACCGCCATGTACCTCGTGTCCTTTGTGGTGGGCTTTGTGGGGAACATCATGTCCATCAGGGTGCTGACGCGGAAGCGCCGGAGCCGGGTGTCCAGCCTGAGTGCCACCCGCAGCCTCCTCATCAACCTGGCGGTGTGTGACCTCATGGTGGTGTGTGTCTGCATGCCCATCACAGTGGGCAACCTCATCTACAAAGCCTGGGTGTACGGGGACTTCCTCTGCCGGGCTGTGCCCTTCATCCAGGCTGTTTCCGTCTCTGCCAGCGTTCTCAGCCTGACCGTCATCAGCGTGAACCGGTACTACAGTGTGCACAACCCGCTCAATGCCCGCTCCTTCTTCACCCAGAAGAGGATCCTCAGTGCCATCCTGGTGGTGTGGTTGCTGTCCTCAGGAATATGCATGCCCCTCATCTTCATGAACAGACGGGATGAGATTGGGGTAGTGGAGGGCTTGCCCCTGGTGTTCTCCATCTGCAGGGAGATTTGGCCTCAGGAGAGGCTCAAGCAAGCCTAtaactttctgcttttctgtgcccTTTACTGCCTGCCGGTCCTGTTCAACATGGTCATCTGCTTCCTGACAGTACGCAGGCTGTGGAGCCGCAGCAGCCAGCTGAAGGAGAGCAGTGCCCTGAACCGCTCGCTGCCAGCCTCCAGGCTGAAGATTCGCAAGAAGGTAGCCCAGATGGTGGTGGCCCTGGTCCTGCTGTTTGCCATCTCCTGGCTGCCCGTCTACCTGATGGACATCTGGATCGATTTCAACATCCCCAAGTCTTTGCAGGATGTGACTCCTTCTCCTTGGATCCTGCAGCTCAGACCTTTCGCCCAGTGGCTTGGCCTGAACAATTCCAGCCTCAACCCTATATGCTATTGTTTTGTTGGGAACCTCTACAGATCAGCCAAGGAAATGAAGAGCAAATACCACCAAAGAATGATCTCTCTCTTTAACTTCTCTCTGTCCGAAGGGACAACCCGTTCCTCAGTCCCAGAGCTGTTCTCCTACCAGAGCCCAATGGAGCCTGCAAGGAAAGGACGCTCTGCTACACCTACCATGGGCAAGAGGGCCCAGGGAGACCCTGGCACTAAGAACAAGGGTGGACACTTGAAGTCTTGCCAGCACCCACCTCTGAACACTGTCTCCAGTGAGAACACTTCCTTATGA